A section of the Stenotrophomonas sp. 364 genome encodes:
- a CDS encoding lytic transglycosylase domain-containing protein, with protein sequence MKPTLPAALALLSMLLPWSASARTVYRCVRDNTVSLATAPEPGSTCTPQQIDDSAVQTPNLWGNMGIFSGTLYEREQEGALVYSTRNLPGSRVFLKFTVATPPGEPAHEGLGKVGTPQLNRHAKQFKAAAKATGVDDAWLRAIAHAESGFDAGAISPKGAQGVMQLMPDTATEWGVADPLSAEQSINGGARYMKALLKRYKGDRTLAAAAYNAGIGAVTRYKGVPPYAETLAYVEKVSALYQRYREAMGFKVETPAR encoded by the coding sequence ATGAAACCGACCCTGCCTGCCGCGTTGGCCCTGTTGTCGATGCTGCTGCCGTGGTCGGCGTCGGCGCGCACGGTGTACCGTTGCGTGCGGGACAACACCGTGAGCCTGGCCACCGCGCCCGAGCCGGGCTCGACGTGCACGCCGCAGCAGATCGATGACAGCGCCGTGCAGACCCCCAACCTGTGGGGCAACATGGGCATCTTCAGCGGCACCCTGTACGAACGCGAGCAGGAGGGCGCGCTGGTGTATTCCACGCGCAACCTGCCGGGCTCACGGGTGTTCCTGAAGTTCACCGTGGCCACCCCGCCCGGCGAGCCGGCGCACGAGGGGCTGGGCAAGGTGGGCACGCCACAGCTCAACCGCCATGCCAAACAGTTCAAGGCGGCCGCCAAGGCCACCGGGGTGGACGATGCCTGGCTGCGTGCGATTGCCCATGCCGAAAGCGGCTTCGATGCCGGTGCGATATCGCCCAAGGGCGCGCAGGGCGTGATGCAGCTGATGCCCGACACCGCCACCGAATGGGGCGTAGCCGACCCGCTGTCGGCCGAGCAGTCCATCAACGGGGGCGCGCGCTACATGAAGGCGCTGCTGAAGCGCTACAAGGGCGACCGCACCCTGGCGGCGGCCGCCTACAACGCCGGTATCGGCGCGGTGACCCGCTACAAGGGTGTGCCGCCGTACGCCGAAACCCTGGCGTACGTGGAAAAGGTCAGCGCGTTGTACCAGCGCTACCGCGAGGCGATGGGGTTCAAGGTGGAAACGCCGGCGCGTTGA
- a CDS encoding LysR family transcriptional regulator, with translation MSALDNIGNLQTFVHVADTRSFVDTGRLLGVSASATGKTITRLEQALGVRLFHRSTRSVTLTAEGERFLLRCRRILDELDAGRTELAQQVAAPCGVLRLSLPLVGDLSLPILSAFMATYPGIRLELDFDDRLVDVVEEGFDAVLRVGEPSDSRLSARRLGVFPRYLVASPEYLARRGTPQAPHELLQHDCLHYRFPSSGKLEPWPLPRASGEPPLELPVSMVANTIEARLAFALAGRGIAYIPEHSVRDALADGRLVRVLPEQIHACGTFHLLWPSGRHVLPKLRVFIDFVSARLTGVSC, from the coding sequence ATGTCGGCTTTGGACAACATCGGCAACCTGCAGACCTTCGTGCACGTGGCCGACACCCGCAGCTTCGTCGACACCGGGCGCCTGCTCGGCGTGTCGGCTTCGGCCACCGGCAAGACCATCACCCGCCTGGAGCAGGCCTTGGGCGTGCGCCTGTTCCATCGCAGCACGCGCAGCGTGACCCTGACCGCCGAGGGCGAGCGCTTCCTGCTGCGCTGCCGGCGCATCCTCGACGAGCTGGACGCCGGCCGCACCGAACTGGCCCAGCAGGTCGCCGCCCCGTGTGGCGTGCTGCGGCTCAGCCTGCCGCTGGTGGGTGACCTGTCGCTGCCGATCCTGTCCGCGTTCATGGCCACCTACCCCGGCATCCGCCTGGAGCTGGATTTCGACGACCGCCTGGTCGATGTGGTCGAAGAAGGCTTCGACGCGGTGCTGCGCGTGGGTGAGCCGTCCGACTCGCGGCTCAGCGCGCGCCGGCTGGGCGTGTTCCCCCGCTACCTGGTGGCCTCGCCGGAGTATCTGGCACGGCGCGGCACGCCCCAGGCCCCGCACGAGCTGCTCCAGCACGACTGCCTGCACTATCGCTTCCCCAGCAGCGGCAAGCTGGAGCCGTGGCCGCTGCCACGCGCGTCCGGGGAACCGCCGTTGGAGCTGCCGGTGTCGATGGTGGCCAACACCATCGAGGCGCGCCTGGCCTTCGCGCTGGCCGGGCGCGGCATCGCCTATATCCCCGAGCACTCGGTACGCGATGCGCTGGCCGATGGCCGCCTGGTGCGCGTGCTGCCCGAGCAGATCCACGCCTGCGGCACCTTCCACCTGCTGTGGCCGTCAGGCCGCCACGTGCTGCCCAAGCTACGGGTATTCATCGATTTCGTCAGCGCCCGGCTCACCGGCGTGAGCTGTTGA
- the cycA gene encoding D-serine/D-alanine/glycine transporter, whose translation MTDPAVPPEHLRRSLSNRHLQLIAIGGAIGTGLFMGSGKTISLAGPSIVLVYLIIGAMLFFVMRAMGELLLSNLEYKSFIDFSTDLLGPWAGFFCGWTYWFCWIITAIADVIAIAAYAQFWFPELAPWIPALLCVILLLSLNLVTVKLFGEMEFWFALIKIIAICALIITGFGLVAWGFTSPSGHQASFANLYNDGGMFPMGMAGFFAGFQIAVFAFVGIELVGTTAAETADPERNLPKAINSIPVRIIVFYVLALIAIMAVTPWREVVPGKSPFVELFVLAGIPAAASLINFVVLTSATSSANSGIFSTSRMMYGLAEERHAPSFFARLSRAAVPARGLLFSCICLLLGTMLIYLIPNLVTAFTLVTTLAAVLFMFVWSLILCSYIVYRRRRPQLHAASRFKMPGGVFMCGVCLAFFVFVLVLLTLQPDTLYALAISPLWFLLLGLGYAAKRLIGGSR comes from the coding sequence ATGACCGATCCCGCCGTGCCGCCGGAACACCTCCGGCGCAGCCTGTCCAACCGCCACCTGCAGCTGATCGCCATCGGGGGTGCCATCGGCACCGGCCTGTTCATGGGCTCGGGCAAGACCATCAGCCTGGCCGGCCCCTCCATCGTGCTGGTCTACCTGATCATCGGCGCGATGCTGTTCTTCGTGATGCGCGCGATGGGCGAGCTGCTGCTGTCCAACCTGGAGTACAAGTCGTTCATCGACTTTTCCACCGACCTGCTCGGGCCGTGGGCCGGCTTCTTCTGCGGATGGACCTACTGGTTCTGCTGGATCATCACCGCCATCGCCGATGTGATCGCCATCGCCGCCTATGCGCAGTTCTGGTTTCCAGAACTGGCGCCCTGGATACCGGCGCTGCTGTGCGTGATCCTGCTGCTCAGCCTGAACCTGGTCACGGTGAAGCTGTTCGGTGAAATGGAGTTCTGGTTTGCGCTCATCAAGATCATCGCCATCTGCGCGCTGATCATCACCGGCTTCGGGCTGGTGGCGTGGGGCTTCACCTCGCCGTCGGGCCACCAGGCCTCGTTCGCCAACCTGTACAACGACGGCGGCATGTTCCCGATGGGCATGGCCGGGTTCTTCGCCGGCTTCCAGATCGCGGTGTTCGCCTTCGTCGGCATCGAACTGGTCGGCACCACCGCCGCTGAAACCGCCGATCCCGAGCGCAACCTGCCCAAGGCGATCAACTCCATCCCGGTGCGCATCATCGTGTTCTACGTGCTGGCGCTGATCGCGATCATGGCCGTCACCCCCTGGCGCGAGGTGGTGCCGGGCAAGAGCCCGTTCGTGGAGCTGTTCGTGCTCGCCGGCATTCCGGCCGCGGCCAGCCTGATCAACTTCGTGGTGCTCACCTCGGCCACCTCGTCGGCCAACAGCGGCATCTTTTCCACCAGCCGCATGATGTACGGGCTGGCCGAAGAGCGGCACGCCCCGAGCTTCTTCGCGCGGTTGTCGCGGGCGGCGGTACCGGCGCGGGGCCTGCTGTTCTCGTGCATCTGCCTGCTTCTGGGCACCATGTTGATCTACCTGATCCCCAACCTGGTTACCGCCTTTACCCTGGTCACCACGCTGGCGGCCGTACTGTTCATGTTCGTGTGGTCGCTGATCCTGTGTTCGTACATCGTGTACCGCCGCCGTCGCCCGCAGTTGCACGCGGCGTCCAGGTTCAAGATGCCGGGCGGCGTCTTCATGTGCGGGGTCTGCCTGGCGTTCTTCGTGTTCGTGCTGGTGCTGCTGACCCTGCAGCCGGACACCCTGTACGCGCTGGCGATCAGCCCGCTGTGGTTCCTGCTGCTGGGCCTGGGCTATGCGGCCAAGCGCCTGATCGGCGGCAGCCGCTGA
- a CDS encoding MFS transporter, with amino-acid sequence MSGEAGTCALAAEPTAAERLPLSGLLALACAGFITILTEALPAGLLSPMSADLGVSRALVGQLVTIYAFGSLVAALPMTALTQRLPRRPLLLAAIAGFVVVNTVTALTHHYAVMLVARFVAGISAGLLWSLVAGYASRMVAPRLQGRAIAVAMVGTPLALSLGIPAGTLLGQTIGWRWAFALMSLLSVGLLVWARLALPALSAPGAGARQTLGAVWRLPGMRAALLTMFLFVLAHNVLYTYIEPFAALSGAVAWLDRLLLVFGVAALVGIWITGLWVDRWLRVLVLASTVGFVLAALAFALWPASAWVLVLGTVVWGMAFGGVPTLFQTAVARRAGVAGDIAQSFVVTGWNLAIAIAGVVGGVMLETWGERWLPGVVLVLLVATVLLVLRRPGAWAPTSGT; translated from the coding sequence ATGAGTGGCGAGGCCGGCACGTGTGCGCTTGCCGCGGAGCCCACGGCGGCCGAGCGGTTGCCGTTGTCCGGGTTGCTGGCGCTGGCCTGCGCCGGCTTCATCACCATCCTCACCGAAGCCTTGCCAGCCGGGCTGCTGTCGCCGATGAGTGCCGATCTGGGCGTCAGCCGCGCGTTGGTGGGGCAGTTGGTGACCATCTATGCGTTCGGCTCGCTGGTGGCGGCGTTGCCGATGACCGCCCTCACCCAGCGGCTGCCGCGGCGACCGCTGCTGTTGGCCGCGATTGCCGGGTTCGTGGTGGTCAACACGGTGACCGCACTGACGCACCATTACGCGGTGATGCTGGTGGCGCGCTTCGTCGCCGGCATCAGCGCGGGCCTGTTGTGGTCGTTGGTGGCCGGCTATGCCAGCCGCATGGTGGCGCCGCGGTTGCAGGGGCGCGCCATTGCGGTGGCAATGGTGGGGACGCCGCTGGCGTTGTCGCTGGGCATTCCCGCCGGTACGCTGCTTGGGCAGACCATCGGCTGGCGCTGGGCGTTCGCGCTGATGTCGCTGCTGAGCGTAGGCCTGCTGGTGTGGGCGCGGCTGGCCCTGCCCGCGCTGTCGGCTCCGGGCGCGGGCGCGCGGCAGACGCTGGGTGCGGTATGGCGGCTGCCGGGCATGCGCGCGGCGCTGTTGACCATGTTCCTGTTCGTGCTGGCGCACAACGTGCTGTACACCTACATCGAACCGTTTGCGGCGTTGTCCGGCGCGGTGGCCTGGCTGGACCGGCTGCTGCTGGTGTTCGGCGTGGCCGCACTGGTGGGGATCTGGATCACCGGGTTGTGGGTGGACCGCTGGCTGCGCGTGCTGGTGCTGGCCAGCACGGTCGGGTTCGTGCTGGCGGCGTTGGCCTTCGCGCTGTGGCCCGCATCGGCCTGGGTGCTGGTGCTGGGCACGGTGGTGTGGGGCATGGCGTTCGGCGGCGTGCCCACGTTGTTCCAGACCGCCGTGGCGCGCCGCGCCGGGGTGGCCGGCGACATCGCACAGTCGTTCGTGGTCACCGGCTGGAACCTGGCCATCGCCATTGCCGGGGTGGTGGGTGGGGTGATGCTGGAAACGTGGGGCGAGCGGTGGCTGCCGGGGGTGGTGCTGGTACTGCTGGTTGCCACGGTACTGCTAGTGCTGCGCCGGCCGGGCGCGTGGGCGCCCACGTCAGGGACGTAG
- a CDS encoding MerC domain-containing protein, with protein sequence MKRSSTLLDAGAIALSSLCLLHCLALPILAATLPLFGVWAQAEWVHVLFVGIAAPLTGFALWRAHRQQRLPAAAVTSAALGLLLLLAGAAEWPSHDSETPMTVAGSLLLAATHVWNAWRRHRH encoded by the coding sequence ATGAAGCGTTCCTCAACCCTGCTCGATGCCGGCGCCATCGCCCTGTCCAGCCTGTGCCTGCTGCACTGCCTGGCACTGCCGATCCTGGCCGCCACCCTGCCCTTGTTCGGGGTGTGGGCACAGGCCGAGTGGGTGCACGTGCTGTTCGTGGGCATCGCCGCCCCGCTGACCGGCTTCGCCCTGTGGCGCGCGCACCGCCAGCAGCGCCTGCCTGCGGCCGCCGTCACCAGCGCCGCGCTGGGCCTGCTGCTGTTGCTGGCCGGCGCCGCCGAGTGGCCCAGTCACGACAGCGAAACGCCGATGACCGTCGCCGGCAGCCTGCTGCTGGCGGCCACGCATGTGTGGAACGCATGGCGGCGGCATCGGCATTGA
- a CDS encoding ABC-F family ATP-binding cassette domain-containing protein: MTAFSLTLDRVTCTLPDGRVLFSDISTHFDTTPTGLVGRNGVGKSVLARVLAGQRAPSAGQVQRSGRVHLLAQHSGAPPGSIAALAGVAPLLDALARIEAGSVDPADFSAVGERWNIREELQAQWQQLGLPPLDPAQPAASLSGGQAMQVALGGALLSQADGLILDEPSNHLDARHRARLLDALAHWRGGLIVISHDRHVLRAMQRIVELSPGGLRSYGGNYDLYAAQKHDEHSAATELLALRKRERRQQQDAAREQRERLEHRQSRAQRTARTANQAPILLGGMKNRSEHSAGRWQAQQLERSAVVDARVREAAAQLDDATGIALLAPRQVEPGPQRVAELTDVQLPWVSPPWQRLTVQVQRGQRIGVRGPNGSGKSTLLRLLAGQCEAVAGTCAVAARTALLDQSLSSLPAQATALSLLRDAHPDAGDADARTRLALLGLDAERSLRPLSTLSGGERLKAALAAVLYAHAPPQLLLLDEPGNHLDLPSLAALEQMLSQFRGTLMLVSHDPALLDAVGLTHYMDAGAEGWSLTAV; the protein is encoded by the coding sequence ATGACCGCATTTTCCCTCACGCTCGACCGCGTGACCTGCACCCTGCCCGATGGGCGGGTCCTGTTTTCCGATATCAGCACCCACTTCGACACCACCCCGACCGGCCTGGTCGGGCGCAATGGCGTGGGCAAGAGCGTGCTGGCCCGTGTGTTGGCCGGCCAGCGCGCGCCCAGCGCCGGCCAGGTGCAGCGCAGCGGCCGCGTGCACCTGCTGGCCCAGCACAGTGGTGCCCCGCCGGGCAGCATCGCCGCCCTGGCCGGCGTGGCCCCACTGCTGGATGCGTTGGCGCGCATCGAGGCCGGCAGTGTCGATCCCGCCGATTTCAGCGCGGTAGGCGAGCGCTGGAACATCCGCGAAGAGCTGCAGGCACAGTGGCAGCAATTGGGCTTGCCGCCGCTGGACCCGGCGCAACCGGCCGCCTCGCTCAGCGGCGGCCAGGCCATGCAGGTGGCCCTGGGGGGTGCGCTGCTGTCGCAGGCCGACGGCCTGATCCTCGACGAGCCCAGCAACCACCTCGATGCCCGCCATCGCGCGCGGCTGCTGGATGCGCTGGCGCACTGGCGCGGCGGCCTGATCGTGATCAGCCACGACCGCCACGTGCTGCGCGCGATGCAGCGCATTGTGGAACTGTCGCCGGGCGGGCTGCGCAGCTACGGCGGCAACTACGACCTGTATGCCGCGCAGAAGCACGACGAGCACAGCGCCGCCACCGAACTGCTCGCCCTGCGCAAGCGCGAACGGCGCCAGCAGCAGGATGCCGCGCGCGAACAACGCGAACGGCTTGAGCACCGCCAGTCACGCGCGCAGCGCACCGCGCGTACGGCCAACCAGGCGCCGATCCTGCTCGGCGGCATGAAGAACCGCAGCGAACACAGTGCCGGGCGCTGGCAGGCCCAGCAGCTGGAGCGCAGCGCGGTGGTGGACGCCCGCGTGCGCGAAGCCGCTGCGCAGCTGGACGATGCCACCGGGATTGCCCTGCTGGCCCCCCGCCAGGTAGAGCCCGGGCCGCAGCGCGTGGCCGAGCTCACCGACGTCCAGCTGCCGTGGGTGTCGCCACCGTGGCAGCGCCTCACCGTGCAGGTGCAGCGCGGCCAACGCATCGGCGTGCGCGGCCCGAACGGCAGCGGCAAATCCACGTTGCTGCGACTGCTGGCCGGCCAGTGTGAGGCCGTCGCCGGCACCTGCGCGGTGGCCGCACGCACCGCGCTGCTCGACCAATCCCTGTCGTCGCTCCCCGCGCAGGCAACGGCGCTCTCGCTGCTGCGCGATGCCCACCCCGACGCCGGCGACGCCGATGCGCGCACCCGGCTCGCGCTGCTCGGGCTGGACGCCGAACGCAGCCTGCGCCCGCTGTCCACGCTGAGCGGCGGCGAGCGCCTGAAAGCCGCGCTCGCTGCCGTACTGTACGCGCACGCGCCGCCGCAGTTGCTGCTGCTCGACGAACCCGGCAACCACCTCGACCTGCCTTCCCTGGCCGCGCTAGAGCAGATGCTCAGCCAGTTCCGAGGCACGCTGATGCTCGTCTCGCACGACCCGGCGCTGCTCGACGCCGTGGGGCTCACCCACTACATGGACGCGGGCGCCGAAGGCTGGTCGTTGACGGCGGTATAA
- a CDS encoding EAL domain-containing protein has protein sequence MNRARIIAATVLFALLGAFVPIAALVYFTWSRANEAEAARLQLTAERTLLRANRAYEAGMLALRRLNQSPLEPCSADHLHLMRALTLSTHSAEQVGYFEDGRLRCTSWGMMEAHVPEPTPDHITADGAGITLGVRPIAGDGSPLIALHLGRYDILMDPSRFVDVIADPNVRLAVASPDGRLMAQQDLLDQPLLQRLLRNPHSGMDSHTLYATAQDQEWLAIATAPRTDLLASFREQFRQFIPLGVLGALAAIGAVVWLSRRRLSLRGELVTAVRRREFHMHYQPIIELDTGICVGAESLVRWTRPDGSHVRPDLFIPLAEEHGLIDALTDQVIERVIDDMRELLVQDRSAHIAINLSAADVSSGRALKVLAAKLAGTGIHPQQIWLEATERGFIDIQRARNTLAIARRTGHCVAIDDFGVGYSSLQYLQQLPLDALKIDKSFIDAIGTDSATSPVTSHIIDMAKTLGLFTVAEGIETPAQLAYLQARQVEFGQGWLFSRALPPEAFIAFHHQRLQQYGKARENFQNPNSAVE, from the coding sequence TTGAACCGCGCCAGGATCATCGCCGCCACCGTGCTGTTCGCCCTGCTCGGCGCCTTCGTGCCGATCGCCGCGCTGGTGTACTTCACTTGGAGCCGCGCCAACGAAGCGGAGGCTGCCCGCCTCCAGCTGACCGCCGAGCGCACCCTGCTGCGCGCCAACCGCGCCTACGAGGCCGGGATGCTGGCCCTGCGCCGGCTCAACCAGAGCCCGCTGGAACCGTGCTCTGCCGACCACCTGCACCTGATGCGGGCGCTCACCCTGAGCACGCACTCTGCCGAACAGGTGGGCTACTTCGAGGACGGCCGGCTGCGGTGCACCTCCTGGGGCATGATGGAGGCCCACGTACCCGAGCCGACGCCAGACCACATCACCGCCGACGGCGCCGGCATCACCCTGGGGGTGCGACCGATTGCCGGGGATGGGTCGCCGCTGATCGCGCTGCACCTGGGCCGCTACGACATCCTGATGGACCCGTCCCGCTTCGTGGACGTCATCGCCGATCCCAACGTGCGCCTGGCCGTGGCCAGCCCCGACGGGCGCCTGATGGCCCAGCAGGACCTGCTCGACCAGCCCCTGCTGCAACGCCTGCTGCGCAACCCGCACAGCGGCATGGACAGCCACACCCTGTATGCCACCGCGCAGGACCAGGAATGGCTGGCCATCGCCACCGCCCCGCGTACCGACCTGCTGGCCAGTTTCCGCGAGCAGTTCCGGCAGTTCATCCCGCTGGGCGTTCTGGGCGCGCTGGCCGCGATCGGCGCGGTGGTGTGGCTGTCGCGGCGGCGGTTGTCGCTGCGCGGGGAACTGGTCACGGCGGTGCGACGGCGCGAATTCCACATGCACTACCAGCCCATCATCGAGCTGGACACCGGTATCTGCGTGGGTGCCGAATCGCTGGTGCGCTGGACCCGGCCCGACGGCAGCCACGTGCGCCCGGACCTATTCATTCCGCTGGCCGAGGAACACGGCCTGATCGACGCACTGACCGACCAGGTGATCGAGCGCGTCATTGATGACATGCGCGAACTGCTGGTCCAGGACCGCAGCGCGCATATCGCCATCAACCTGTCGGCCGCCGATGTCAGCAGCGGCCGCGCGCTCAAGGTGCTGGCGGCCAAACTGGCCGGCACCGGCATCCATCCGCAGCAGATCTGGCTGGAGGCCACCGAGCGCGGCTTCATCGACATCCAGCGTGCGCGCAACACGTTGGCCATCGCCCGGCGTACCGGCCACTGCGTGGCCATCGACGATTTCGGCGTGGGTTATTCCAGCCTGCAGTACCTGCAGCAGCTGCCGCTGGATGCCTTGAAGATCGACAAGTCGTTCATCGATGCCATCGGCACCGACAGCGCCACCAGCCCGGTCACCTCGCACATCATCGACATGGCCAAGACGCTGGGCCTGTTCACCGTGGCCGAGGGCATCGAAACACCCGCCCAGCTGGCCTACCTGCAAGCCCGCCAGGTGGAGTTCGGGCAAGGCTGGCTGTTCTCGCGTGCGCTGCCCCCGGAGGCCTTCATCGCCTTCCACCACCAGCGCCTGCAGCAGTACGGCAAGGCCCGCGAGAACTTCCAGAACCCGAACAGCGCGGTGGAGTAG
- a CDS encoding GTP-binding protein — translation MNATAASTDARLPVTVLSGFLGAGKTTLLNQLLRNREGRRVAVIVNDMSEINIDAQLVRDGGAALRRTEETLVEFSNGCICCTLRDDLLQEVKRLAAEGRYDYLLIESTGIAEPMPVAATFSVRDEDGFCLNDIARLDTMVTVVDGQQFLHDFGSTDRLADRGQEAGADDVRGVVNLLAEQIEFADVIVVSKCDLITDDTLQSTLAVLRAMNREARLVLSEHGNVPLHEVLDTHRFDYIKAQLAPGWMQALRGVHTPETEEYGISSFLYRARRPFHPQRFAQLLQQGLGPVIRSKGFFWLANRMDWVGELSSVGAATRTEAAGFWYASRQRVEAGLEDTPPLLPPPQVPYTDVGWVRQQAACWTAPMPGMDEVGDAGEYQAMRRMWHPWWGDRRQELAVIGVEMDERAVRAEFDACLLTDTEMRAGPMLWQLLPDAFPAWSRH, via the coding sequence ATGAACGCCACTGCTGCCTCCACCGATGCCCGCCTGCCGGTAACCGTCTTGTCCGGTTTCCTTGGCGCCGGCAAGACCACGCTGCTCAACCAGCTGCTGCGCAACCGCGAGGGACGGCGGGTGGCGGTGATCGTCAACGACATGAGCGAGATCAACATCGACGCGCAGCTGGTGCGCGATGGCGGCGCGGCACTGCGGCGTACCGAAGAGACCCTGGTGGAGTTCAGCAATGGCTGCATCTGCTGCACTCTGCGCGACGATCTGCTGCAGGAGGTCAAGCGGTTGGCCGCCGAAGGCCGCTACGACTACCTGCTGATCGAATCGACCGGTATCGCCGAACCGATGCCGGTGGCGGCCACGTTCTCGGTACGCGATGAGGACGGCTTCTGCCTCAACGACATCGCACGGTTGGATACGATGGTGACGGTGGTGGATGGGCAGCAGTTCCTGCACGACTTCGGCTCGACCGACCGGCTTGCCGACCGTGGCCAGGAGGCCGGTGCCGATGACGTGCGTGGGGTGGTGAACCTGCTGGCCGAGCAGATCGAGTTTGCCGACGTGATCGTGGTGAGCAAGTGCGACCTGATCACCGACGACACGCTGCAGTCGACCCTGGCCGTGCTGCGCGCGATGAACCGCGAGGCGCGACTGGTGTTGTCCGAGCACGGCAACGTGCCGCTGCACGAGGTGCTGGACACGCACCGCTTCGACTACATCAAGGCGCAGCTGGCACCGGGCTGGATGCAGGCGCTGCGTGGTGTGCATACGCCGGAGACCGAGGAGTACGGCATCAGCAGCTTCCTGTACCGGGCGCGCCGGCCGTTCCACCCGCAGCGCTTCGCGCAGCTGCTGCAGCAGGGGCTGGGGCCGGTGATTCGCAGCAAGGGGTTCTTCTGGCTGGCCAACCGCATGGACTGGGTGGGCGAGCTGTCCAGCGTGGGCGCGGCTACCCGCACCGAGGCTGCCGGTTTTTGGTACGCCTCGCGCCAGCGGGTGGAGGCCGGGCTGGAAGACACCCCGCCACTGCTGCCACCGCCGCAGGTGCCGTACACCGACGTGGGCTGGGTGCGCCAACAGGCCGCCTGCTGGACCGCGCCCATGCCGGGCATGGACGAGGTGGGCGATGCCGGCGAGTACCAGGCCATGCGCCGGATGTGGCACCCGTGGTGGGGCGATCGCCGCCAGGAGCTGGCGGTGATCGGGGTGGAGATGGACGAGCGCGCGGTGCGTGCCGAGTTCGACGCCTGCCTGCTTACCGATACCGAGATGCGCGCCGGGCCGATGCTGTGGCAGCTGCTTCCCGACGCGTTCCCGGCGTGGTCGCGGCACTGA
- a CDS encoding polysaccharide deacetylase family protein: MRWMGLGLLGLAAAVQAAPDQRIALTIDDLPWQRLDERDDPELAQRHAQLLAALKAAQVPVVGFVNEIKLERDGQVQPARVQMLRDWRDAGFELGNHTRGHVDLHAIGLEAYEQDILRGEQTLRPLLAERGQAPRWFRHPYLRAGETPEQRAALAAFLDQHGYRIAPVTVDNSEWIWAFAYDHVRDTEADPVVREARLRQLRRGYVPYMLNKLDYYEDQSRQLLGRLPAQVWLMHANALNAASIDELIAATRRRGYTFITLEQALQDPAYAHADGYNGAGGISWIHRWAMAEGRPRSFYAGEPKVPRWVLELAGIADE; this comes from the coding sequence CTGCGTTGGATGGGACTGGGATTGCTGGGACTTGCCGCGGCCGTGCAGGCCGCGCCGGACCAGCGCATTGCGTTGACCATCGACGACCTGCCCTGGCAGCGGCTGGATGAGCGCGACGATCCGGAGCTGGCACAACGCCACGCGCAGCTGCTTGCCGCGCTGAAGGCGGCGCAGGTGCCGGTGGTGGGCTTCGTCAACGAGATCAAGCTGGAGCGCGATGGCCAGGTGCAGCCGGCGCGTGTGCAGATGCTGCGCGACTGGCGCGATGCGGGGTTCGAACTGGGCAACCACACCCGTGGCCATGTGGACCTGCATGCGATCGGGCTGGAGGCCTACGAGCAGGACATCCTGCGTGGCGAGCAGACCCTGCGCCCGTTGCTGGCCGAACGCGGGCAAGCTCCGCGCTGGTTCCGCCACCCGTACTTGCGTGCCGGGGAGACCCCGGAGCAACGCGCTGCGCTGGCTGCCTTCCTGGACCAGCACGGGTATCGCATCGCGCCGGTCACGGTGGACAACAGCGAGTGGATCTGGGCCTTCGCCTACGACCATGTGCGTGACACCGAGGCCGACCCGGTAGTGCGCGAGGCGCGGCTGCGCCAGCTGCGACGTGGGTATGTGCCCTACATGCTGAACAAGCTGGACTACTACGAAGACCAGTCGCGGCAGCTGCTGGGCCGGTTGCCGGCGCAGGTGTGGTTGATGCATGCCAATGCGCTCAACGCGGCCAGTATCGACGAACTGATCGCCGCTACCCGTCGCCGGGGCTACACGTTCATTACCCTGGAGCAGGCGCTGCAGGACCCGGCCTATGCACACGCCGATGGCTACAACGGCGCCGGCGGCATCAGCTGGATCCACCGCTGGGCGATGGCAGAGGGCAGGCCGCGCAGCTTCTACGCCGGCGAGCCCAAGGTGCCGCGCTGGGTGCTGGAGTTGGCGGGTATTGCGGACGAGTAG